The following are from one region of the Camelus dromedarius isolate mCamDro1 chromosome 16, mCamDro1.pat, whole genome shotgun sequence genome:
- the LOC105094058 gene encoding LOW QUALITY PROTEIN: keratin, type I cytoskeletal 42-like (The sequence of the model RefSeq protein was modified relative to this genomic sequence to represent the inferred CDS: substituted 1 base at 1 genomic stop codon): MSMSSSRFSAGLGGGYTGGYTCSLGGGFGSSFGVAEALLGGSEKETMRNLNDRLASYLEKVRALEEANANLEVKIRDWYKKQGPGPARDYSSYFKTIEDLRSKILAATIDNANLVLQIDNARLAADDFRTKYEMELNLRMNVEADINGLRRVLDELTLARADLEMQIESLKEELAYLRKNHEEEMNALXGQVGGDVNVEMDAAPGVDLSCILNEMRDQYEKIAEKNRKDAEDWFFSKTEELNREVATNTEALQSSRTEITELRRSVQNLEIELQSQLSMKASLEGSLAETEARYGAQLAQLQGLISSIEQQLCELRCDMERQNHEYQVLLDVKTRLEQEIATYRRLLEGEDAHLSPSSCSLATQYSSSLVSQPTREATITTRQVRTIVEEVQDGKMVSSREQVHRSTH; the protein is encoded by the exons ATGTCAATGTCCTCGTCCCGCTTCTCTGCAGGCTTGGGGGGTGGCTACACCGGGGGCTACACCTGCAGCCTGGGTGGGGGCTTCGGCTCCAGCTTTGGTGTGGCGGAAGCCCTGCTGGGGGGCAGCGAGAAGGAGACCATGCGGAATCTCAATGATCGCCTGGCCTCCTACTTGGAGAAGGTGCGCGCCCTGGAGGAGGCCAACGCTAACCTGGAGGTGAAGATCCGGGACTGGTACAAGAAGCAGGGCCCCGGGCCTGCCCGTGACTATAGCTCCTACTTTAAGACCATTGAGGACCTTCGAAGCAAG ATCCTGGCAGCCACCATCGACAATGCCAACTTGGTGCTGCAGATTGATAACGCCCGCCTGGCGGCTGATGACTTCCGCACCAA gtACGAGATGGAGCTGAACCTGCGCATGAATGTGGAGGCCGACATCAACGGCCTGCGCAGGGTGCTGGACGAGCTGACCCTGGCCAGAGCTGACCTGGAGATGCAGATCGAGAGCCTGAAGGAGGAGCTGGCCTACCTGAGGAAGAACCACGAGGAG gaAATGAATGCCCTGTGAGGCCAGGTGGGCGGGGACGTCAACGTAGAGATGGACGCCGCCCCCGGTGTGGACCTGAGCTGCATCCTGAACGAGATGCGCGACCAGTACGAGAAGATCGCGGAGAAGAACCGCAAGGACGCCGAGGACTGGTTCTTCAGCAAG ACAGAGGAGCTGAACCGCGAGGTGGCCACCAACACCGAGGCCCTGCAGAGCAGCCGGACAGAGATCACAGAGCTGCGCCGCTCTGTGCAGAACCTGGAGATTGAGTTGCAGTCCCAGCTCAGCATG AAAGCATCGCTCGAGGGCAGCCTGGCGGAGACCGAGGCACGCTATGGGGCCCAGCTGGCTCAGCTGCAGGGGCTTATAAGCAGCATTGAGCAGCAGCTGTGTGAGCTCCGCTGTGACATGGAGCGGCAGAACCATGAGTACCAGGTGCTGCTGGATGTGAAGACACGGCTGGAGCAAGAGATCGCCACCTACCGCCGCCTGCTGGAGGGCGAGGATGCCCA TTT GTCCCCCTCTTCCTGCAGCCTGGCCACCCAGTACTCCTCGTCCTTGGTCTCACAGCCCACCCGGGAAG CCACGATAACCACTCGTCAGGTGCGTACCATCGTGGAGGAGGTCCAGGATGGCAAGATGGTCTCCTCCCGTGAGCAGGTCCACCGCTCCACCCACTGA